In Pollutimonas sp. M17, a single genomic region encodes these proteins:
- the eno gene encoding phosphopyruvate hydratase encodes MSAIVDIIGREILDSRGNPTVECDVLLESGAMGRAAVPSGASTGSREAIELRDGDEKRYLGKGVLRAVENLNTEISEALMGLDAQEQTFVDRSLIDLDGTESKSRLGANAMLAASMAVARAAADDSGLSLYRYFGGSGPMQMPVPMMNVINGGAHANNTLDLQEFMILPIGATSFRESLRMGAEVFHALKKLINKQGMSTAVGDEGGFAPNVANHEAAIQLILQAISEAGYEAGSQIALGLDCASSEFYRDGKYHLAGEGGVSLTSQDFSNLLATWCDKYPIISIEDGMAENDWEGWKLLSDQLGKRVQLVGDDLFVTNTKILKQGIDQGIANSILIKINQIGTLTETFAAIEMAKRAGYTAVISHRSGETEDSTIADIAVATNAMQIKTGSLSRSDRMAKYNQLLRIEEELAEVASYPGRDAFYNLR; translated from the coding sequence ATGAGTGCAATCGTAGATATCATTGGTCGTGAAATTCTCGACTCACGCGGCAATCCCACCGTCGAATGCGACGTTTTGCTGGAATCGGGCGCAATGGGGCGCGCCGCCGTGCCCTCGGGCGCCTCCACCGGTTCGCGGGAAGCCATCGAGCTGCGCGACGGCGACGAAAAACGCTATCTGGGCAAAGGCGTGCTGCGCGCCGTCGAGAATCTGAACACCGAAATATCCGAAGCGCTCATGGGCCTGGACGCCCAGGAACAGACCTTCGTCGATCGCAGCCTGATCGACCTGGACGGAACCGAATCCAAAAGCCGTTTGGGCGCGAACGCGATGCTGGCGGCCAGCATGGCCGTGGCGCGCGCGGCGGCCGACGACTCCGGCCTGTCGCTGTACCGCTATTTCGGCGGTAGCGGCCCCATGCAGATGCCGGTGCCCATGATGAACGTCATCAACGGCGGCGCACACGCCAACAATACGCTGGACTTGCAGGAATTCATGATCCTGCCTATAGGCGCCACCAGCTTCCGTGAATCGCTGCGCATGGGCGCCGAAGTCTTCCATGCGCTGAAGAAACTGATCAACAAGCAGGGCATGTCCACCGCCGTGGGCGACGAGGGCGGTTTCGCGCCCAATGTGGCCAACCACGAGGCCGCCATCCAGCTGATACTGCAAGCCATTTCCGAAGCCGGCTACGAGGCGGGCTCGCAGATCGCGCTGGGCCTGGATTGCGCCAGTTCCGAGTTCTACCGCGACGGCAAATACCATCTGGCCGGCGAAGGCGGCGTTTCCCTGACGTCCCAGGATTTTTCCAATCTGCTGGCCACCTGGTGCGATAAATACCCCATCATTTCCATCGAAGACGGCATGGCCGAGAACGACTGGGAGGGCTGGAAGCTGCTGTCCGATCAACTGGGCAAGCGTGTTCAGCTGGTGGGCGACGATCTGTTCGTCACCAACACCAAGATCCTCAAGCAGGGCATAGACCAGGGGATCGCCAATTCCATTCTCATCAAGATCAACCAGATCGGCACCCTGACCGAAACCTTCGCCGCCATCGAGATGGCCAAGCGCGCCGGCTACACGGCCGTCATCTCGCATCGTTCGGGCGAAACCGAAGACTCCACCATCGCCGACATCGCGGTGGCCACGAACGCCATGCAGATCAAGACCGGTTCGCTGTCGCGCTCCGACCGCATGGCCAAGTACAACCAATTGCTCCGCATCGAAGAAGAGCTGGCCGAAGTGGCTTCCTATCCCGGCCGCGACGCTTTCTACAACCTGCGCTAA
- the ftsB gene encoding cell division protein FtsB gives MRLLFIILALLTVITQYPLWWGKGGWLRVQELQRKVASQQETNDALLARNNALQAEVQDLKSGKAAIEERARAELGMIKQGEVYVQILAPHEREPQMKTPAVPQRKGN, from the coding sequence ATGCGACTCCTGTTCATTATCCTGGCATTGCTGACCGTCATTACCCAATATCCCTTGTGGTGGGGGAAGGGCGGTTGGCTGCGCGTCCAGGAACTGCAAAGAAAAGTCGCCAGCCAGCAGGAAACCAACGATGCCTTGCTGGCGCGCAACAATGCCCTGCAGGCCGAGGTTCAGGACCTGAAGTCGGGCAAGGCCGCCATCGAGGAACGCGCCCGAGCCGAACTGGGCATGATCAAGCAGGGCGAGGTCTATGTGCAGATACTGGCGCCTCACGAGCGCGAGCCGCAGATGAAGACTCCTGCCGTACCGCAACGAAAAGGCAATTAG